One genomic segment of Paenibacillus durus includes these proteins:
- a CDS encoding DUF6431 domain-containing protein, with translation MKRSLVFFVRGAEEVPCPCCTENLEIIGSRERKVRGGGGELRQLVIRRLRCAGCRRIHHELPDLLIPYKRYDSRCIEQAVTEPEASVTACAETSTLRRWKVWFRVLSIYFILVLQALEARMSGLAPGSPEASDHLRMTSAPAFRQQGPGWLARLVRPVANAHLWVHTRFAYLSAPALR, from the coding sequence TTGAAAAGATCCCTGGTGTTTTTCGTCAGGGGTGCGGAGGAGGTGCCCTGCCCGTGCTGCACAGAGAACCTGGAGATTATCGGTAGCCGGGAGCGGAAGGTCCGGGGTGGGGGTGGTGAGCTGCGCCAACTGGTGATTCGCAGACTCCGGTGTGCGGGATGCCGCAGGATTCACCATGAGCTCCCGGATCTACTCATTCCCTATAAACGGTACGATTCCCGTTGTATCGAACAGGCGGTCACGGAGCCGGAGGCGTCCGTGACCGCCTGCGCGGAAACCTCTACGTTACGGCGTTGGAAGGTCTGGTTTCGCGTGCTCTCTATCTACTTCATCCTCGTTCTGCAGGCGCTGGAGGCTCGGATGTCCGGCCTCGCTCCCGGGTCCCCCGAAGCTTCGGATCACCTGCGTATGACCTCCGCCCCCGCCTTTCGTCAGCAAGGACCCGGCTGGCTGGCCAGACTTGTCCGCCCCGTCGCAAACGCTCATTTGTGGGTACATACCCGTTTTGCCTATCTGTCCGCCCCGGCTCTACGGTAG
- a CDS encoding DDE-type integrase/transposase/recombinase, whose protein sequence is MKDQKKAEALAAERMQLLAPLLAEGLDPAKAREMKAQICKQTGLSERTLRRYLASYRSEGFTGLKPKGKGRQPSEEILPTAVLEQAILLRREVPGRSVAQLIQILEWEGRISPGQIKRSTLQERLTACGYSSRHLRMYAESGVAARRFQQRHRNQLWQSDLKYGPYLPLGESGTMKQVYLVVFIDDATRFILHGEFVPVMDQRLVESAFRQAIQKYGVPEAVYFDNGKQYRTQAMTRICSKLGTRLLYAKPYSPESKGKVERFNQIVDSFLSEVALEKPKTLEQLNERFEVWLSECYQHKPHSALPDKQSPETAFRSDKKALRFMDPDTLADAFLHSEKRKVDKSGCISFMNRKYEVGLTVIGCTVEVVYDPADPTELTIEYEGRAPWRVREMEIGQRAGTRPALPEHLGASMTDTSRLLEAAEQRHQQRKQREAPAVTYRRVQAEDGHV, encoded by the coding sequence ATGAAAGACCAAAAGAAAGCCGAAGCCCTCGCCGCAGAGCGGATGCAGCTTCTCGCTCCCCTGCTTGCCGAAGGGCTGGACCCGGCCAAAGCCCGGGAGATGAAAGCGCAGATTTGTAAGCAAACCGGACTCTCCGAACGTACCTTGCGCCGGTATTTGGCGAGTTACCGGAGCGAAGGATTTACCGGCCTGAAGCCCAAAGGCAAAGGGCGGCAGCCCTCCGAAGAGATTCTTCCTACCGCCGTGCTCGAGCAAGCGATTCTCTTGCGCCGGGAGGTCCCCGGCCGCAGCGTCGCACAGCTCATTCAGATTTTAGAATGGGAAGGGCGGATTTCGCCGGGCCAAATTAAGCGTAGTACCCTGCAGGAGAGACTGACTGCCTGTGGCTACAGCTCGCGCCATCTGCGGATGTACGCCGAATCCGGGGTTGCCGCCAGACGCTTCCAGCAGCGCCACCGGAACCAGCTGTGGCAGTCAGACCTCAAATACGGACCGTATTTGCCCCTTGGCGAAAGCGGGACGATGAAACAGGTGTATCTGGTCGTGTTCATTGACGACGCTACAAGGTTTATTCTGCATGGGGAGTTTGTGCCGGTCATGGACCAGCGGCTGGTCGAATCGGCGTTTCGCCAAGCGATCCAGAAGTATGGGGTACCAGAAGCGGTCTATTTTGACAACGGCAAGCAGTACCGTACCCAAGCCATGACCCGGATATGTTCCAAGCTCGGAACCCGGCTGCTCTATGCGAAGCCCTACTCGCCTGAATCCAAAGGCAAGGTCGAACGGTTTAACCAAATCGTCGATTCGTTTCTGAGCGAAGTCGCCTTGGAGAAGCCGAAGACACTCGAGCAGTTGAATGAGCGCTTCGAGGTATGGCTCTCGGAGTGCTACCAGCACAAGCCCCACTCCGCCCTGCCGGACAAGCAAAGCCCGGAAACGGCGTTTCGGAGTGACAAGAAAGCACTGCGGTTCATGGACCCGGATACCTTGGCGGACGCGTTCTTGCATAGTGAAAAGCGGAAGGTCGACAAGTCGGGCTGCATTAGCTTCATGAACCGAAAGTACGAAGTGGGCCTGACGGTCATTGGCTGTACGGTCGAGGTGGTTTATGACCCGGCAGACCCCACGGAACTGACGATTGAGTATGAGGGACGAGCGCCGTGGCGGGTGCGCGAGATGGAAATCGGTCAGCGGGCGGGAACCCGTCCGGCGTTGCCGGAGCACCTGGGCGCATCTATGACCGACACGTCGAGACTGCTGGAGGCGGCAGAGCAGCGACACCAGCAGCGCAAACAGCGGGAAGCACCTGCGGTGACGTACCGCAGAGTGCAGGCGGAGGATGGCCATGTTTGA
- a CDS encoding ExeA family protein translates to MFESFYELHRAPFSRDLAVDELYASASQEEMLGRLAYVAERQWFAVLTGDCGTGKTTTIRRLAKELDEARFKLLYLSDSKLTPRHFYKGLLEQLGCESKFYRGDAKRQLHREIELMRGIHRLQPVVVVDEAHLLDREMLEELRFLLNLKMDSQSPMALILVGQSELWDRLGLQAYAAIRQRIDMQCYLPHMDRAEVGAYMKRHLSAAGAEHELFTEAAMDEIYRFSSGAARLVNKLCTHALIYGAQNKHRIVDDHMVKRVIQGELS, encoded by the coding sequence ATGTTTGAGTCCTTCTACGAGTTGCACCGTGCTCCGTTCTCCAGAGATCTTGCGGTAGACGAGTTATATGCGTCTGCGTCGCAGGAAGAAATGCTCGGGCGTCTGGCCTATGTCGCGGAACGCCAGTGGTTTGCCGTGCTCACAGGGGACTGCGGGACCGGGAAAACGACTACGATCCGGCGGTTAGCCAAGGAACTGGACGAGGCGCGCTTTAAGCTACTCTACCTGTCCGATTCGAAACTGACCCCGCGCCACTTCTACAAAGGGCTGCTGGAGCAGCTCGGCTGTGAGTCGAAATTTTACCGGGGGGATGCAAAACGGCAGTTACACCGGGAGATTGAACTCATGCGTGGGATTCACCGGCTACAGCCCGTGGTCGTGGTCGATGAAGCCCATCTGCTGGACCGGGAGATGCTGGAGGAACTGCGATTTCTACTAAATCTGAAAATGGATTCACAGAGTCCGATGGCCCTGATTCTGGTGGGGCAAAGCGAACTGTGGGACCGGCTGGGGCTGCAAGCCTATGCGGCGATCCGCCAGCGAATTGATATGCAGTGTTATCTTCCGCATATGGACCGGGCGGAAGTGGGGGCCTATATGAAGAGGCATCTGAGTGCAGCAGGTGCCGAGCATGAACTGTTTACGGAGGCGGCGATGGATGAAATCTACCGTTTTTCCAGCGGAGCCGCCCGGCTGGTGAACAAGCTCTGTACCCACGCGTTGATCTACGGCGCACAGAACAAGCACCGGATTGTGGACGACCATATGGTAAAGCGCGTGATCCAGGGAGAATTGTCATGA